From the genome of Mycobacterium dioxanotrophicus, one region includes:
- a CDS encoding NAD(P)H-dependent amine dehydrogenase family protein, which yields MQRIAVWGTGNMGSTAIRSAVAFPGLELSAVITSTPEKAGRDAASFAQLDALTGVAATTDVDAALEACDAVAYMASGDIRPEEAITDIERCLRAGKHVVTPSLYSLYDPRSAPPEWLDRLSAAAEEGGAGLLVSGVDPGWGNDALAVIAAGLCTRLKTIRCQEIFDYSTYDQPHSVRVLCGFGGSMDEVPMMLLPSIPTMVWGGNVRLIGRGLGLEIDEITEELERRPLDADVDNVMGRFEKGTQGAFRLQVIGWADGVQRVVVEHVTRIDPSCAPDWPQPDEGAGDHRVIIDGDPQLTIVVRADVPGGTRADGGNTTAANRLLGAIAWLATQKPGIYDGLDVPLRSALPAEAETARWA from the coding sequence ATGCAGCGAATCGCAGTGTGGGGGACAGGCAACATGGGGTCTACAGCCATCCGGTCGGCGGTGGCATTTCCGGGCCTGGAACTGTCGGCCGTGATCACCTCGACGCCGGAGAAGGCTGGTCGCGACGCCGCGAGCTTCGCCCAGCTCGACGCCCTGACCGGGGTCGCCGCCACCACCGACGTCGATGCGGCACTCGAGGCCTGCGACGCCGTGGCCTACATGGCCTCGGGCGATATCCGGCCCGAGGAGGCGATCACCGATATCGAGCGGTGCCTGCGTGCTGGCAAACATGTGGTGACGCCGTCGCTGTACTCGTTGTACGACCCGCGGTCGGCCCCGCCGGAGTGGCTGGACCGGTTGAGCGCGGCCGCCGAGGAAGGCGGCGCGGGTCTGCTGGTGTCGGGCGTGGACCCCGGTTGGGGCAACGACGCGCTCGCGGTGATCGCAGCCGGACTGTGCACGCGGCTCAAGACCATCCGCTGCCAGGAGATCTTCGATTACTCGACCTACGACCAGCCGCACTCGGTGCGTGTGCTGTGCGGTTTCGGCGGTTCGATGGATGAGGTGCCGATGATGCTGCTGCCCTCCATTCCCACGATGGTGTGGGGCGGCAATGTCCGACTCATCGGCCGAGGCTTGGGCCTGGAGATCGATGAGATCACCGAAGAGCTCGAACGGCGCCCACTCGATGCCGACGTCGACAACGTCATGGGCCGGTTCGAGAAGGGCACCCAGGGTGCGTTCCGGCTTCAGGTCATCGGATGGGCCGACGGTGTGCAGCGGGTCGTTGTCGAACACGTCACCCGCATCGACCCGTCCTGCGCACCGGACTGGCCGCAGCCCGACGAGGGCGCAGGCGATCATCGCGTGATCATCGACGGCGATCCCCAGCTGACCATCGTGGTGCGCGCCGACGTGCCGGGCGGCACACGAGCCGACGGCGGCAACACCACGGCCGCCAATCGTCTGCTCGGCGCCATCGCCTGGCTCGCGACGCAGAAGCCCGGGATCTACGACGGGCTCGACGTGCCGCTGCGCTCAGCGCTACCGGCCGAGGCCGAGACCGCCCGCTGGGCCTGA